The genomic stretch ATCGCCGCACTCGCCCTTGCGGCGACAGCGCTCCCGGCGCACGCCGCCGACCTCGCGACGCTCGATTGCGTCGTGAGCAAGCTCGATGCGGCGGCACGTTCCCAAATCGAAGCCGATGTCGTGCGCAACATGGCCGAAACCGGCAAGCGCCCGACCTATGCGCCCGCCGTCAAGACCGCGCTCAAGGAAGCCGCCACGGCCTGCGCGACCGAGCATCAATGGAGCAACCCTGCTGCCGGGGCTGCCGCCATCTATGCCCTCGCCAAGGTTGGCCTGCCGATCGCGCAGCGGGTGGTGGGCGAGCGTGGCTTCGACGCCGCCGCGCTGGAGGACCAGTTCCAGGCGCTGCCCGAGGAAACGCGCAACCGCGTGCTGACCGCGGAGGAGAACCAGGCGCTGGTGCGCGGCGCAGTCACCGAGGAAGCCCAGCAGACGCGCGAGAACGCCGAACTGCTCAACGAATATTTTGCGTTCCTGAGCACCGTCCAATATGCTGCGCAGGAATTTTCGCAGGGGTGATGCCCCGAGCGCGGCGTGCGTCGCGCCCTCTTGCAACGGCACCCCCGGCATTCTAGGTGCGTTGATCAAATCGAGCCCCAGTCACAAAGGAAAACAGGGACCATGTCAGAGATTGAGAGCAAGGTCGTGTCGCTGGTCGTCGACCACCTCGGCGTCGACCAGAAGGACGTCACGCTGGAGGCGAGCTTCATCGACGACCTCGGCGCGGACAGCCTCGACATCGTCGAGCTGGTCATGGCGTTCGAGGAAGAATTCGGCGTCGAGATCCCCGACGAAGCCGCGGAAAAGATCGGGACGGTCCGCGACGCCGTCGACTATATCACGGCCAACAAGGCCTGACGGCAGCCGGCGGAACCCGCCTGGACGGGACCGGTACGGTAATCAACGGCTTCCCGTCCCCGGGTATATCAGGAGGGACGGGGAGCCGTTCTGTTTTTTGAGAATGACGGAGAGAACGCCATGCGCCGTGTAGTGGTCACCGGCCTTGGGCTCGTCACCCCCCTGGGTGCCGATGTCGAGACTGCCTGGAGGAACATCCTCGCCGCCAAGTCCGGCGCGGGGGTTATCCAGCGATTCGATGCGACCGAATTTCACACCAACTATGCGTGTGAAGTGAAGCCGGCGGGGCATGAATATGGCTTCGACCCGAATCTGCGCGTCGACCACAAGGTCCAGCGCCAGGTCGATCCCTTCATCATCTTCGGCATCGATGCGGCCGGACAGGCGATCGAGGACGCCGGCTTGCTCGACATGACCGACGAGCAGCGCTTTCGCGCAGGCTGTTCGATCGGCGCGGGCATTGGCGGTCTGCCGGGAATCGAGAGCGAATCGCTCGTCCTCGCCGCCAAGGGGCCGAAGCGGGTTTCGCCGCATTTCGTCCATGGCCGGCTGATCAACCTGATCTCGGGCCAGGTTTCGATCAAATACGGGCTGATGGGGCCGAATCACGCCGTCGTCACGGCGTGCTCGACCGGCGCGCATTCGATCGGCGACGCCGCGCGGATGATCGCGATGGACGATGCCGACGTCATGCTGGCGGGCGGCGCCGAGGGCGCGATCTGCCCGATCGGCATCGCCGGCTTCGGCCAGGCGCGCGCGCTGTCGACCAATTTCCGCGATGAGCCGTGGCGGGGCAGCCGCCCCTGGGACCAGGACCGCGATGGCTTCGTCATGGGCGAGGGCGCGGGCGTTGTGGTGCTCGAGGAATATGAGCACGCCAAGGCGCGCGGCGCGAAAATTTACGCCGAAGTCATCGGTTATGGCCTGTCGGGCGACGCCTATCACGTGACGGCGCCGCACCCCGAGGGTTCGGGCGCGTTCCGTTCGATGCAGATGGCGATGCGCAAGTCGGGCCTCGCGCTGTCGGACATCGATTATATCAACGCGCATGGCACTTCGACGCCGATGGGCGACGAACTGGAACTGGGCGCGGTCCGCCGGCTGTTCGGAAGCGACCTGGACGGCGTGTCGATGAGCTCGACCAAGTCGGCGATCGGGCATCTGCTGGGCGGCGCGGGCGCAGTCGAGAGCATCTTCTGCATCCTCGCGCTGCGCGACCAGATCGTGCCGCCGACGCTCAACCTCGACAATCCGAGCGAGAATTGCGCGGGCGTCGACCTGGTCCCGCACAAGGCCAAGGAGCGCAAGGTCAAGGCCGTGCTCAACAATTCGTTCGGCTTTGGCGGCACCAATGCCAGCCTGGTGATGCGCGCTGTCTGAAGACCCGCCCCGGCGCGGTCCGCGCCGGCGGGCCGGTGGCTGCGCGATCCTGATCGCTGTTCTGGTGGTGATCGCGCTCGGGCTGGGGGTGCTCCAATATTGGGGCGGCCCCGGCCCGGCGCGCAGCAATGTTTCGGTGGAAGTGCCCGACGGCGCGACGCTGACCCGCGCCGCGGCCGAGCTGGAAAAGGCCGGCGCGATCCGCTCCGCGCGCCCATTCGTGCTGCTGGCGCGCGTGCTGGGCGGCGGCGAGGCGATCAAGGCGGGCGAATATCGCATCCCCGCGCGGCTGAGCGAGGCCGACATCCTCAAGCTGCTCCAGGGCGGGCGCACGCTCCAGCGTTTCGTGACGATCCCGGAGGGTACGCCCTCCATCCTGGTCTATGAGACGCTGATGAAGGCGCCGCAGCTCAGCGGGACGATCGCGGTGCCCGAGGAGGGC from Sphingomonas hengshuiensis encodes the following:
- the fabF gene encoding beta-ketoacyl-ACP synthase II, producing the protein MRRVVVTGLGLVTPLGADVETAWRNILAAKSGAGVIQRFDATEFHTNYACEVKPAGHEYGFDPNLRVDHKVQRQVDPFIIFGIDAAGQAIEDAGLLDMTDEQRFRAGCSIGAGIGGLPGIESESLVLAAKGPKRVSPHFVHGRLINLISGQVSIKYGLMGPNHAVVTACSTGAHSIGDAARMIAMDDADVMLAGGAEGAICPIGIAGFGQARALSTNFRDEPWRGSRPWDQDRDGFVMGEGAGVVVLEEYEHAKARGAKIYAEVIGYGLSGDAYHVTAPHPEGSGAFRSMQMAMRKSGLALSDIDYINAHGTSTPMGDELELGAVRRLFGSDLDGVSMSSTKSAIGHLLGGAGAVESIFCILALRDQIVPPTLNLDNPSENCAGVDLVPHKAKERKVKAVLNNSFGFGGTNASLVMRAV
- a CDS encoding acyl carrier protein gives rise to the protein MSEIESKVVSLVVDHLGVDQKDVTLEASFIDDLGADSLDIVELVMAFEEEFGVEIPDEAAEKIGTVRDAVDYITANKA